Genomic segment of Cydia fagiglandana chromosome 16, ilCydFagi1.1, whole genome shotgun sequence:
TACCATTTCGAGCACTCATTGACAGGTATCTTGGGGTCGTAGTCCGCGTAGTCTCCCGTCATGATTACAGCCTCGTTTTCGCTAAAGATCGTGCCTTCGATATAGTCTGGGAATTCCTTTGGTTTTTCTTCATATGCTCCTGATAATTCCCTCATCATATTACAGTAGTTTTCTTGTCCTTTAACTGGGATGTACTTAATCTTTATATACGGTTTGATTTTGACGATTCTCAGCGTCAAAGCGACTAGAAAGCCAAGACTTCCATGCGACCACGGTAGGGTTTGATAGAGTTCTTTGTGTTCGTGTGGCGTGGCCGTTACCACGGAGCCGTCGGCGACCACAACTTCGTAGCTGGTGATGGTCTCGTGGTACAGGCCCGCTTTGTGCGAGTGCGTTGACATGCCGGTACCGAACGCCAGACCTAAGGACAGATAAAGTTAAAATTGTGAGATACGTAACGTAAGGCAGCAGTGATTGGAGGCAAAGAGCTAAAAGATCCACATCATTAATGTGCCGATGGAAGACGCCTATGTTTAgtagtaggctgatgatgaatAGTTGACCACTGTTATCGACTCACCTCCAAGCGTGGCATCATCTAGTTCGATGGTGACCGCCAACGAGTACCCTCTGGGGATGAGGAACTTGGTGATGTCTCCGATGGTGACCATCGGCTCCACGCGGACCGTCATGTTGGCTTCATCCAGCTCCAAGATGTCATACAGGGGGATAGGGACCtgtttaagaaaaaaattgaCCATACAGTTGACTAtacataaagtaaaaaaaaatgtatgaaaaagtggcAAAAGAAATGTAATAGGTATTTCATGTAGATCCGAGTAAATAAAAGAgatagtgtgtgtgtgtgtgtgtgtgtgtgtgtgtgtgtgtgtgtgtgtgtgtgtgtgtgtgtgtgtgtgtgtgtgtgtgtgtgtgtgtgtgtgtgtgtgtgtgtgtgtgtgtgtgtgtgtgtgtgtgtgtgtgtgtgtagtggtgtgtgtgtgtagtgtgtgtgtgtgtgtgtgttatgcACTGATTGTTCacattaaataatagtacttattCAAAAGAACTGAAAACTTTTGCCcacctcgcttcgcgtcggttATGTAtggttatgtatgtatgtacctatgtggCAATTTGCTTTTACACGGGTGGTAAATCAACAAAAGTTTTCAACTGTCATTAATCTTCTTCTTCGGAGTTTGATTTAAGTAACTACTAACATAATGGTCCCTAAATTAAACGAGAaattatataggtacgtgtCCAACTCATGTGTAACTCTGTGAAATCGTGAATTTTCTCCAATGTCACTCACCCGATGGTGCAGATGTTTTTGGAAGAATGTGGTGGAGAGCGACTGCCAGTTAGGCCGCGCGGTGCACAGCAGGCGGCGGTTGTCTTGCTCCAGCATATTCCATGCCTGCACCTGAAGCAGACAAAAAGGTGAGCTGGCATTAGTAGACTGTAGAATGAGAGCTTAATTACTTTGTGGTTTTGTAATTCGTCTATTGTGAGAATAATAAACAATATAGCGAATGAGTGTCTTTTACAACGATAACATAACATGGCTGCTAAAGATCTTGAATCTCTGAAAAATATTGACTAATGGTCAGTGCAAATAGCAACattcttaactgtccatcggtggaccttatgccttttgtaataaggtttaccgatggacagttaacagtgtgggcgatggcacTAACCTGTCGCTGTATCTCGCGGACCCTTTCATCATGGTTGGTGGTGGTGAAGCGACGTGCAGCCGCTTGCAGTTTCAAGAACAGACTGAACAGGAAGCTGGCTGGCAGGCAGAAGACAAGGACAACCAGTTCTCGGTGCTCTTCTAGCCAGCCGATGATGCGGGCTTTCCACGATGAGGGCAGCATGGCTGCCGAGGAGATAGGGATTAGATTGGAACACAGGAATGAAGCTCAATGACCACCCCCAACTGGTTATTTCTCTGCGTGCCTAGCGCACGCACGGCGCGGAACGGTCCTCatcactgttagtgcttgaaaatcatacctattcTCTCAGAAACATGAAGCGAGATGACCAGCACTCTATATTTAGAATTAAGCTAAAGCGTTACATATTGTCTAAGGCGTTTTACACTTGAAAAGTTCTGTTGCTAGAAATTTGTCTTCATCTCACTGTGACaataagggatcatccattaattacgtcacacgaatttctaggttttttgacccctccccccctccttgtcacacttggtcacatctTGCAACTCCCTGgtcacattttaataaaaaaatatttttggtaaaagaaatattagtaattttataacacaaaaccaattaggaacgaattatttaaatgtacagcgaataaaaaaatacatataaattaattttcagttactgatgaatagtgatgaagttaaaatgacgtcacaatgtttgtgactcccccctcccccatgtcacaacatgtcacattttcttgaccccctccccccctaaacgtgtgacgtaattaatggatgacccctaatcgACTTTCAGATATAAAGATGAtgacttaaaaaaaaaggatttcGTGGTTATATTGTACTCCGACTGACACTTCAAATGCGCGTTAAAATAAACTTCctacaaatatgtatattacTAAATTACAAACCGTAAATAAACATAACAGTGCATGATATCAACATGTCTACGAGTATAAATTGTCCCCTATATTTAGACCACTCAAATTCGCTTCATATTTGAGACTGACTAACAAACAATAAATAGAAGAGATTATTTTGATAACTTTACCAATCATGAACACCTGTGTTGTGATCCTTAATGATTATCTCAGCTGATAGCTAAGAATCCGTGTCTAGATTGGACGACATGGGACAAATATAGGTTTTTTGCCACATACGAACGGACAACAGAGttaaaataaagtacctaaataaccaAATTCAGtttgagtacctacttatatatctCATAATTCTGTCCTTTAGAAATATAAGTTCAAGAACACTGCACAATTTCGAGAGTGCACTGCTGCAAAATTACTATTTTTAGCAACAATGATATATCACGATTAACTTTTGATAATAACGAACAGATTTATAAAGATAACAAAaatttatatcaatatataataacaaataacGATATACTTATTCACTGAAAAGCcggtaataataaa
This window contains:
- the LOC134672051 gene encoding delta(24)-sterol reductase-like yields the protein MLISCTVMFIYAMLPSSWKARIIGWLEEHRELVVLVFCLPASFLFSLFLKLQAAARRFTTTNHDERVREIQRQVQAWNMLEQDNRRLLCTARPNWQSLSTTFFQKHLHHRVPIPLYDILELDEANMTVRVEPMVTIGDITKFLIPRGYSLAVTIELDDATLGGLAFGTGMSTHSHKAGLYHETITSYEVVVADGSVVTATPHEHKELYQTLPWSHGSLGFLVALTLRIVKIKPYIKIKYIPVKGQENYCNMMRELSGAYEEKPKEFPDYIEGTIFSENEAVIMTGDYADYDPKIPVNECSKWYKPWFYKHVESFLKKGESEELIPLRDYLLRHNRAIFWVVEDMLSFGNNFLFRTLFGWLLPPKPAFLKFTTTPGVREYTFTKQVFQDIVLPIKELEKQVEIATELFDKYPLLVYPCKVIDHGPSSGQLKRPNPKYMVPGTNYAMYNDLGVYGVPGKVKDKKKYNPVHAMRKMEKFTREVGGFSFLYADIFMRREEFEEMFDLTLYERVRKQYGAEGAFPHLYDKVKPELDVFAIGEENAIGEDKF